TACTGGTACTCTTTACTAGCTTTCGGCAATGCGGTCACCTCCTGCGGGGCGATCGAATTCTGTGAAAACCGATAGATCTTGCCTACTGATTGCAGGAAGCGTTCAAATGAGATAGGTTTCACCAGAAAATCCAGCACATCAAACTCGTAGCTTTCCAGCGCATACTCCCTGAAAGCAGTGGTAAATACAACCTTGGGCCGGTAACCGAGCGGACGTAGCAGGTCAAATCCAGACAAACGCGGCATTTGAATATCGAGAAAAATAACGTCGATCTGCGTCTGCTGTAAAATGGTCAATGCCTGAGAAGGACTGTTGGACACGCCCACTAATTCCAGATCGGGCAAACGGCTGATGTAATCCGTGAGCAAGTCGGAAGCGAGAGGTTCATCGTCCAGTACAAAACAACGGATAGCCATTATATATCGAATTTTAAAACTGCCAGAAACTGC
The genomic region above belongs to Dyadobacter pollutisoli and contains:
- a CDS encoding LytR/AlgR family response regulator transcription factor, which gives rise to MAIRCFVLDDEPLASDLLTDYISRLPDLELVGVSNSPSQALTILQQTQIDVIFLDIQMPRLSGFDLLRPLGYRPKVVFTTAFREYALESYEFDVLDFLVKPISFERFLQSVGKIYRFSQNSIAPQEVTALPKASKEYQYFKVDKEMVKLFLDDILWIESLKDYVRVHTTTGPLVSYLRISYLEEKLPPDRFVRIHKSFIVSLDHIQAVSATYIRVDNEEIPIGRIYKAKLDKVLQKT